One Chloroflexota bacterium DNA window includes the following coding sequences:
- a CDS encoding DUF87 domain-containing protein yields MAIEFPFPFELLLIGPALFGAALLAVRFAPRIVTARRQAAYERVIGSELLRLEVAVPTNRRTDPHAAVALMRVLHPRQRRAVDGWRVGWPPFELRALWRAGQMVWQVEAPRQLAHHLQAALRALYQGSEVEVVARRDQPPVASAAGSLLAAAHWPLGDPAQPGHALLQLASLLDADAADGCEVRLRLLARPIPPQRWQRSLYPEDQGGRSLGSIVGEAVLDTIFNRPSSLGSQAPIVLSVAEREAQTRKRAAQVGFEVGLLLEVAGTDLASAKALLWRVIGFADAIGDGRQAIVWAIRRGALAAPSRLSLGDWELAKLWQLPDARFDEASLPRQRPMAAPPPAQVLNHGSAITIGDTRQGALRLPVAQLARHLAIFGATGSGKSTLLLNLALGALDTPIGATVIDPHGDLSADILSRIPARHANRVHVLRLADQAHPRAFNFLERRDPDEAQLVTSEFVALFEDLWPRFCGPKMQHYLRNALLTLLSHREPQTVLELVRLLTDDDFRRQYSDRVRDPMLANFWRTEWPSPAARERDSSIKAVLNKLGAFVAYHSIRHVVGQGASTLRPRRIMDAGDLLLVDLSGVGGDNASLFGAMLISRYYIDAVGRQDTPLAARRGHLLIIDEAQRFGTRAVDKISVEGRKFGLALALATQSFGALNEHLRNTLLTNAATLALLSPGADDVRGLARLFAPLREEDLLGLPRHELVLRMPSPDGRPAVYGGRVRLPQAGDAQQGAALSAASDARDARPLDDVRAEILRRTGPAKHQGRQPPAAHRDAPQPGDAE; encoded by the coding sequence GTGGCCATTGAGTTTCCCTTTCCGTTTGAGCTGCTCCTGATCGGCCCGGCGCTGTTCGGCGCCGCGCTGCTGGCTGTCCGCTTCGCGCCGCGCATCGTGACCGCACGTCGACAGGCCGCCTACGAGCGGGTCATCGGCTCCGAACTGCTTCGGCTCGAGGTCGCCGTGCCGACCAACCGTCGCACAGACCCGCACGCGGCAGTCGCATTGATGCGCGTCCTGCACCCGCGCCAGCGTCGCGCCGTCGATGGCTGGCGCGTCGGCTGGCCGCCGTTCGAGCTGCGGGCGCTGTGGCGCGCGGGCCAGATGGTGTGGCAGGTCGAGGCGCCGCGCCAGCTCGCCCACCACCTGCAGGCCGCCCTGCGCGCGCTGTACCAGGGCAGCGAGGTCGAGGTTGTGGCGCGCCGCGACCAGCCGCCGGTGGCGAGCGCGGCGGGCAGCCTGCTGGCTGCCGCGCATTGGCCGCTGGGCGATCCTGCCCAGCCCGGCCATGCCCTTCTGCAGCTGGCCAGCCTGCTCGACGCTGACGCGGCCGACGGCTGCGAGGTGCGCCTGCGGCTGCTGGCCCGACCCATTCCTCCCCAGCGCTGGCAGCGCAGCCTGTACCCCGAGGATCAGGGTGGCCGCTCGTTGGGCAGCATCGTCGGCGAGGCGGTGCTCGACACCATCTTCAACCGGCCCAGCAGCCTCGGCAGCCAGGCGCCGATCGTCCTGTCGGTGGCCGAGCGCGAGGCGCAGACGCGCAAGCGCGCGGCTCAGGTCGGCTTCGAGGTCGGCCTGCTGCTCGAGGTGGCGGGCACCGACCTGGCGAGCGCCAAAGCACTCCTCTGGCGCGTCATCGGCTTCGCCGACGCGATCGGGGACGGCCGACAGGCCATCGTCTGGGCGATCCGCCGGGGTGCGCTGGCTGCGCCGTCCCGCCTCAGCCTCGGCGATTGGGAGCTGGCCAAGCTGTGGCAGCTGCCGGACGCGAGGTTCGACGAGGCCAGCCTGCCGCGACAGCGGCCGATGGCCGCGCCGCCTCCGGCCCAGGTCCTCAACCACGGCAGCGCCATCACCATCGGCGACACGCGGCAGGGGGCCTTGCGCCTGCCGGTCGCCCAGCTGGCCCGTCACCTGGCCATCTTCGGCGCGACGGGATCGGGCAAGAGCACGCTGCTGCTCAACCTGGCGCTGGGCGCCCTGGACACACCCATCGGCGCCACCGTCATCGACCCGCACGGCGACCTGTCGGCCGACATCCTGAGCCGGATCCCAGCGCGCCATGCCAACCGCGTGCACGTCCTGCGGCTGGCCGACCAGGCCCACCCGCGCGCCTTCAACTTCCTGGAGCGCCGCGATCCCGACGAGGCGCAGCTGGTCACCAGCGAATTCGTGGCGCTGTTCGAGGACCTGTGGCCGCGCTTCTGCGGACCCAAGATGCAGCACTACCTGCGCAACGCGCTGCTGACCCTGCTCTCACATCGCGAGCCGCAGACCGTGCTCGAGCTGGTGCGGCTGCTGACCGACGACGACTTTCGGCGGCAGTACTCGGACCGCGTGCGCGACCCGATGTTGGCCAACTTCTGGAGGACCGAGTGGCCCTCGCCCGCCGCGCGGGAGCGCGACAGCTCGATCAAGGCGGTGCTCAACAAGCTGGGCGCGTTCGTGGCCTATCACTCGATCCGGCACGTGGTGGGGCAGGGCGCCAGCACGCTGCGCCCACGCCGCATCATGGATGCTGGCGACCTGCTGCTGGTCGACCTGTCGGGCGTCGGCGGCGACAACGCCTCGCTGTTCGGCGCGATGCTCATCAGCCGCTACTACATCGACGCCGTCGGTCGCCAGGACACGCCGCTCGCGGCGCGCCGCGGGCACCTGCTGATCATCGACGAGGCGCAGCGCTTCGGCACGCGGGCGGTCGACAAGATTAGCGTCGAAGGGCGCAAATTTGGCCTGGCCCTGGCGCTGGCCACGCAGTCGTTCGGCGCTCTCAACGAGCACCTGCGCAACACGCTGCTCACGAATGCCGCCACCCTGGCGCTGCTATCGCCGGGCGCCGACGACGTGCGCGGCCTGGCCAGGCTCTTCGCGCCGCTGCGCGAGGAGGACCTGCTCGGCCTGCCACGCCACGAGCTGGTGCTGCGCATGCCAAGCCCCGACGGCCGACCGGCGGTCTACGGCGGACGGGTCCGCCTGCCGCAGGCCGGCGATGCGCAGCAGGGCGCGGCGCTGAGCGCCGCCAGTGACGCCCGCGACGCCCGACCGCTCGATGACGTGCGCGCCGAGATCCTGCGACGAACCGGTCCGGCCAAGCACCAAGGCCGGCAGCCTCCAGCCGCGCATCGTGATGCGCCACAGCCGGGCGACGCTGAGTGA
- a CDS encoding DNA-processing protein DprA — MSAVDLLAMCRIPSVSWYFIAREAQRPGGLANLVAGKTSERNADAEQTLQLLADAHDEMPSHREWVRAALEATAADGIRLTTVLDDDYPANLRLIFNLPPFLFYRGELQHDDARAVAVVGTRNPSPEGLRRARQLAAGLAAEKVTVVSGLARGIDTAAHEACLEAGGRTIAVAGTGIRRTYPPENAELTERIAATGAVVSQFWPDSPPRTDTFPRRNITMSGLGQGTVVVEASATSGAKMQARMALEHGKRAFLLASLADQQAWARRYLDRGAIRVDGLEGIMQRLRSVEAIDQQSEQRRQLTLALT, encoded by the coding sequence GTGAGCGCGGTCGATCTTCTGGCGATGTGTCGAATCCCGAGCGTCTCCTGGTACTTCATCGCGCGGGAGGCTCAGCGCCCGGGCGGCTTGGCCAACCTCGTCGCCGGGAAGACCTCCGAGCGCAACGCCGATGCCGAGCAGACGCTGCAGCTTCTGGCCGATGCGCATGACGAGATGCCATCCCACCGGGAGTGGGTAAGAGCGGCCCTCGAAGCTACTGCCGCCGACGGCATCCGGCTCACCACGGTGCTCGACGATGACTACCCGGCGAACCTTCGCCTCATCTTCAACCTGCCGCCGTTCCTCTTCTACCGTGGCGAGCTACAGCACGACGATGCTCGTGCCGTCGCTGTCGTCGGAACACGCAATCCAAGCCCGGAAGGGCTGCGCCGCGCCCGGCAGCTGGCGGCCGGCCTCGCCGCTGAGAAGGTCACCGTCGTGTCCGGTCTGGCACGCGGAATCGATACGGCGGCACACGAGGCCTGCCTTGAGGCAGGGGGACGCACCATCGCCGTAGCTGGCACCGGCATCCGCAGGACCTACCCACCGGAGAACGCGGAGCTTACCGAGCGCATCGCGGCCACCGGTGCGGTCGTCTCGCAGTTCTGGCCCGACTCTCCGCCACGGACCGACACGTTCCCGCGGCGGAATATCACGATGTCTGGGCTCGGTCAGGGTACCGTCGTCGTGGAGGCGAGCGCGACGTCTGGCGCGAAGATGCAGGCTAGGATGGCGCTCGAGCATGGGAAGCGGGCGTTCCTGCTCGCCTCCCTCGCCGACCAGCAGGCCTGGGCCCGGCGCTATCTCGACCGCGGCGCAATCCGCGTTGACGGCCTCGAGGGCATCATGCAGCGCCTCCGATCGGTGGAGGCGATCGACCAGCAGTCGGAGCAGCGCCGGCAGCTCACGCTAGCGCTGACCTGA
- a CDS encoding ThiF family adenylyltransferase produces MPERIVLVGLGGIGSQLLPSLVRYVAFRPEPRPMLVLVDGDAYEPANRTRQVFPDSAIGANKAEALAEVYRGLTVQGIADYLTEANVADIIRDGDAVLLAVDNHWTRFVVDRHLATLDEVTLISGGNDETDGNVQLVRRRNGEFVDGSLAEIHVEIGRATPEEFAARNGCERQVEERPQLVVTNLMVASAMLNCLWAVLERGSVSYSEVYLDVVTNAMRSRSWLRQATPAA; encoded by the coding sequence ATGCCTGAGCGCATCGTCCTCGTCGGACTGGGCGGCATCGGCAGTCAGTTGCTGCCGAGCCTGGTCCGCTACGTGGCCTTCCGGCCCGAACCGCGCCCGATGCTGGTGCTCGTCGACGGCGACGCCTACGAGCCAGCCAACCGGACACGGCAGGTCTTCCCCGACAGCGCCATCGGCGCAAACAAGGCCGAGGCCTTGGCCGAGGTGTATCGGGGCCTGACGGTGCAGGGGATCGCCGACTACCTGACGGAGGCCAACGTCGCGGACATCATCCGCGATGGCGACGCCGTCCTGCTGGCGGTCGACAACCACTGGACCCGCTTCGTGGTCGACCGTCACCTCGCCACGTTGGACGAGGTGACGCTCATCAGCGGTGGCAATGACGAGACGGACGGCAACGTTCAGCTCGTCCGGCGCCGCAACGGTGAGTTCGTCGACGGCAGCCTGGCCGAGATCCACGTCGAGATCGGCCGGGCTACGCCCGAGGAGTTCGCAGCCCGCAACGGCTGCGAGCGACAGGTCGAGGAGCGACCCCAGCTGGTGGTCACCAACCTGATGGTCGCGTCCGCGATGCTCAACTGCCTGTGGGCGGTGCTCGAGCGCGGCAGCGTGTCCTACTCCGAGGTGTACCTCGACGTGGTCACCAACGCGATGAGATCGCGCTCGTGGCTGCGCCAGGCAACACCGGCGGCGTAG
- a CDS encoding MoaD/ThiS family protein has translation MQTYEDTAVKVVYGVNELSLDLGGKSIRGIWKMLEQVLNLPRETTVRVNGQIVADDHIVRAGDEIEFLKPAGVKGLAA, from the coding sequence GTGCAGACCTACGAGGACACGGCCGTCAAGGTCGTGTACGGCGTCAACGAGCTCAGTCTCGACCTGGGCGGCAAGAGCATCCGCGGCATCTGGAAGATGCTGGAGCAGGTGCTCAACCTGCCGCGCGAGACGACGGTGCGGGTCAACGGCCAGATCGTGGCCGACGACCACATCGTGCGCGCCGGCGACGAGATCGAGTTCCTCAAGCCGGCCGGCGTCAAGGGCCTCGCGGCCTGA
- the cpaB gene encoding Flp pilus assembly protein CpaB, whose amino-acid sequence MRTNRGAYVAIFVVASLVAAGVYYLAQPRADVVRARLDIAVLSPITSDMVELVRVSPGDRPADAATSVDDVIGQYAAMPILAGQFVDRRALESTPGAQAFGFGAPLPPGYVAFAITVEPGQAVGGALTPGAVVDVIAVPNALKTLGNADVGSAPQATVLGEGLIVLALRTVEGRPFIDPSDLARSATALPPRLGSVVLAVPADELTRFASAALTSTLYLALHAAGDRQPASP is encoded by the coding sequence ATGAGAACCAACCGAGGGGCGTACGTCGCCATCTTCGTGGTGGCCAGCCTCGTCGCGGCAGGGGTCTACTACCTGGCCCAGCCGCGCGCCGACGTGGTCCGCGCGCGGCTGGACATTGCCGTCTTGTCGCCGATCACCAGCGACATGGTCGAGCTGGTGCGGGTCAGCCCCGGGGACCGCCCGGCCGACGCCGCCACCTCGGTCGACGACGTCATCGGCCAGTACGCGGCGATGCCCATCTTGGCCGGCCAGTTCGTCGACCGGCGTGCACTGGAGTCCACGCCCGGAGCGCAGGCCTTTGGCTTCGGCGCCCCCCTGCCGCCCGGCTACGTCGCCTTCGCGATCACCGTCGAGCCGGGGCAGGCGGTGGGCGGCGCACTCACTCCCGGGGCGGTCGTCGACGTCATCGCGGTGCCGAACGCGCTCAAGACGCTTGGCAACGCCGACGTCGGGTCGGCACCCCAGGCGACGGTGCTGGGCGAGGGTCTGATCGTCTTGGCGCTGCGCACCGTCGAGGGTCGGCCGTTCATCGATCCCTCCGACCTGGCGCGGAGCGCCACAGCCCTGCCACCTCGGCTGGGCAGCGTGGTGCTCGCCGTGCCGGCCGACGAGCTGACACGTTTCGCCAGCGCCGCACTGACCTCCACCCTGTACCTGGCGCTACATGCGGCTGGGGACCGCCAGCCAGCCTCGCCGTGA
- a CDS encoding replication-relaxation family protein: MSMRFRAHPRASLPDPRLLRVRDRAILRIVNRSKAATSRHLSELLRAHPRKMQERALLLWRAGYLERTTLPPAHRGGSPLAYRLSTAARLRLGYRDRRTAGTNELQHRLDTTAAVSALARPYQASLYPMQAWLTESMARRELSHGVQPDSVVVLQHPAGSAVLCLEVDEATQHLPTIRHKLLAYRGALSQRLGWQVLFVAPSQARVAWLRRQARAMAELRGWEPGWAVELADLLRLGLAAPVHPLIGIDDPQSVASLLTDPASRACPTPVGSPHWLHLLGTGGGEDLDHALRAQPQAESVATPEPL, translated from the coding sequence ATGAGCATGCGCTTCCGCGCGCACCCGCGTGCGTCGCTGCCGGATCCACGCCTGCTCCGAGTCCGCGACCGTGCGATCCTGCGCATCGTCAACCGCAGCAAGGCCGCCACCTCCCGCCACCTGAGCGAGCTGCTGCGCGCCCACCCCCGCAAAATGCAGGAACGCGCGCTGCTGCTGTGGCGAGCAGGCTACCTCGAGCGCACCACCCTGCCGCCAGCACATCGCGGCGGAAGTCCGCTGGCATACCGACTCAGCACCGCCGCCCGCCTGCGCCTCGGATACCGCGACCGGCGCACGGCGGGCACCAACGAACTGCAGCACCGCCTCGACACCACCGCGGCCGTCAGCGCTCTGGCACGTCCCTACCAGGCCAGCCTCTACCCGATGCAGGCCTGGCTCACCGAGTCGATGGCCCGCCGCGAGCTGAGCCATGGCGTGCAGCCCGACAGCGTCGTCGTCCTGCAACACCCCGCTGGCTCGGCGGTCCTGTGCCTGGAGGTCGACGAAGCAACGCAGCACCTGCCCACCATCCGGCACAAGCTGCTCGCCTACCGAGGGGCGCTGAGCCAGCGGCTGGGCTGGCAGGTGCTGTTCGTGGCGCCCTCGCAGGCTCGCGTCGCATGGCTGCGGCGACAGGCGCGCGCGATGGCCGAGTTGCGCGGCTGGGAGCCCGGCTGGGCGGTCGAACTCGCCGACCTCCTACGCCTCGGCCTGGCAGCCCCCGTTCACCCGCTCATCGGTATCGATGACCCGCAATCGGTGGCCAGTCTGCTGACAGATCCAGCGTCGCGAGCCTGTCCGACGCCGGTCGGCAGCCCGCACTGGCTCCACCTCCTCGGGACAGGAGGCGGCGAGGATCTCGACCACGCCCTGCGGGCTCAGCCACAAGCCGAAAGCGTCGCTACTCCCGAGCCACTCTGA
- a CDS encoding alpha/beta fold hydrolase, translating to MSRLAARTRADPLIVLIPSPLLGPYSWSLVAQELRARGWEALVSVDLHDPVGRQPCWQRTVGGVEASLRDVPAERSIALVAHSGAGPILAAVATAARQPLTAYLFVDAGLPRGGVSRLDAIAAEDATFAAELRAALDADQRFPAWTDGDLRELVPDPHRRRALLDELRPRGADYWTEELPTVSRWPNAPCGYLQFSPPYRTAAARARRAGWPTRHLPAGHFHQLVDPSAVVDALVDLLTEQGIASPDSRAAAISKGATT from the coding sequence ATGAGCAGACTCGCCGCCCGCACGCGCGCCGATCCGCTGATCGTGCTCATCCCCAGCCCGCTCCTGGGCCCGTACTCGTGGTCGCTCGTTGCCCAGGAGTTGAGGGCGCGCGGCTGGGAGGCGCTCGTCTCGGTCGACCTGCACGACCCTGTCGGTCGGCAGCCGTGCTGGCAGCGCACGGTCGGCGGCGTGGAGGCCAGCCTACGAGACGTCCCGGCCGAGCGATCGATCGCCCTGGTCGCCCACAGCGGCGCGGGTCCGATTCTGGCGGCAGTGGCCACGGCCGCGCGCCAGCCGCTCACCGCCTACCTCTTCGTCGATGCTGGGCTGCCGCGCGGCGGTGTAAGCCGGCTGGACGCCATCGCGGCCGAGGATGCGACGTTCGCTGCCGAACTGCGGGCCGCCCTGGATGCGGACCAGCGCTTCCCGGCCTGGACCGACGGGGATCTGCGCGAGCTCGTGCCCGATCCCCATCGGCGGCGTGCCCTGCTGGACGAGCTCCGCCCGCGGGGCGCCGACTACTGGACCGAGGAGCTGCCCACCGTCAGCCGCTGGCCCAACGCGCCGTGCGGCTACCTTCAGTTCAGCCCTCCGTACCGGACCGCGGCTGCGCGCGCGCGACGAGCCGGCTGGCCCACGCGCCACCTGCCGGCAGGCCACTTTCACCAGCTCGTCGATCCGTCCGCCGTGGTCGACGCGCTCGTCGATCTGCTGACCGAACAAGGCATTGCATCCCCAGACAGCCGCGCAGCCGCAATATCGAAGGGAGCCACGACATGA
- a CDS encoding TadE/TadG family type IV pilus assembly protein: MCRHLFHASQRGLATVEAVLVVPLVLVPILLAVVVFGRLEHTRLVVDAAAAAGARQAAVIGGDGPSVRERIATELSDGGIDPSRAVVVVEPSVAGWGEPIRVRVEIAEQAGIPFAGNWAVPLGGEFVTRSEVTP, translated from the coding sequence ATGTGCCGCCACCTGTTCCACGCGTCGCAGCGCGGGCTGGCCACCGTCGAGGCGGTCCTGGTCGTGCCGCTGGTGCTCGTGCCGATCCTGCTGGCAGTCGTCGTCTTCGGTCGCCTGGAGCACACGCGGCTGGTGGTCGACGCCGCGGCGGCGGCCGGTGCGCGGCAGGCTGCGGTGATCGGCGGCGACGGGCCATCGGTGCGCGAGCGAATCGCGACCGAACTGTCCGACGGCGGAATCGATCCGAGCCGGGCGGTGGTCGTGGTCGAGCCGTCCGTGGCTGGTTGGGGTGAGCCGATCCGGGTGCGGGTCGAGATCGCCGAGCAGGCGGGGATCCCCTTCGCCGGCAACTGGGCGGTGCCCCTCGGCGGCGAATTCGTGACCCGCAGCGAGGTGACACCGTGA
- a CDS encoding type II toxin-antitoxin system prevent-host-death family antitoxin, producing MREIRENIRAVVARVEEGAPLAVVREGQPSAIMLRFDEGQRWERIERSLSALHGLGIYPELARDTVELAPLVGGQVQPDPAAVRGLADRPRAILAPLRSVGVTDARQRFASILDLVKQGRTMTIVSNGRFAVTVIPPAEYDRLRDLSRTVTWFRVAGLDLHSADEGEIADFIRAYRGRAMTAQTSEAAGA from the coding sequence ATGCGTGAGATCCGCGAGAACATCCGCGCCGTCGTGGCGCGGGTCGAGGAGGGAGCCCCGCTGGCGGTGGTGCGCGAGGGTCAACCGTCCGCCATCATGCTGCGCTTCGACGAGGGCCAGCGCTGGGAGCGCATCGAGCGCAGCCTCTCCGCGCTGCACGGTCTGGGCATCTATCCGGAGCTGGCGCGCGACACCGTGGAGTTGGCGCCGCTGGTAGGCGGCCAGGTCCAACCCGACCCCGCCGCGGTGCGCGGCCTGGCCGACAGGCCACGGGCCATCCTTGCTCCGCTGCGCAGCGTGGGCGTCACCGACGCGCGCCAGCGCTTCGCCTCGATCCTGGATCTGGTCAAGCAGGGGCGCACGATGACGATCGTCAGCAACGGCCGCTTCGCCGTGACCGTCATCCCACCCGCCGAGTACGACCGTCTGCGCGACCTGTCGCGCACGGTCACCTGGTTCCGCGTCGCGGGCCTCGACCTGCACAGCGCCGATGAGGGCGAGATCGCCGACTTCATCCGGGCCTACCGCGGACGCGCCATGACGGCGCAGACGTCCGAGGCGGCGGGAGCCTGA
- a CDS encoding ATPase, T2SS/T4P/T4SS family yields the protein MMPELNARGATVSKALLGKVRRLLVARLAPEVLNPFARTPEHDALLRDTLAAICAEPELDLAASPTLLAEIEAAICGLGPLQPLVDDPEVADILVNAPDAVFVERAGRLEPTEVRLDGPRELVELAERIAALAGRELSVAHPVVDARMPDGSRVNAVIPPVGGPYLSIRKFNRLRLDLVPGGPHRRNWVEAGGVSAELADFLIGMVRARANFLVAGETGAGKTTLLRSLTDAFAPDERVGVVEDTAELALENANRFNLETLHPTDLASGEADARLLDVGDLVANALRMRPDRLIIGEIRLPKEAFYTLQALHTGHDGSATTIHASSAEDALFRLELLARQSMRDLTSADLRAYIARVFDLIVVLRRLRSGLRIVHQVGALDGLSSEARYALTDVFRAEPDGGQLRWRRDPDWRPPERLGTRLELEGERWT from the coding sequence ATGATGCCCGAGCTCAACGCACGCGGCGCCACGGTCAGCAAGGCGCTGCTGGGCAAGGTTCGGCGCTTGCTCGTCGCGCGACTGGCGCCCGAGGTGCTCAACCCGTTCGCCAGGACGCCGGAGCACGACGCGCTGCTGCGCGACACGCTGGCGGCCATCTGCGCCGAGCCCGAACTGGACCTCGCTGCCAGTCCGACCCTGCTGGCCGAGATCGAAGCGGCGATCTGCGGCCTCGGCCCGCTGCAACCGCTGGTCGACGATCCAGAGGTGGCCGACATCTTGGTCAACGCGCCCGACGCGGTCTTCGTCGAGCGCGCCGGTCGGCTGGAGCCGACCGAGGTCAGGCTGGACGGTCCGCGCGAGCTGGTCGAGCTCGCCGAGCGCATCGCGGCGCTCGCCGGTCGCGAGCTGTCGGTGGCCCATCCCGTGGTCGACGCCCGCATGCCGGATGGCTCGCGGGTGAACGCGGTCATCCCGCCGGTGGGCGGGCCGTACCTGTCGATCCGCAAGTTCAACCGCCTGCGCCTCGATCTCGTCCCCGGCGGGCCGCACCGCCGCAACTGGGTCGAGGCGGGCGGCGTGAGCGCCGAGCTGGCCGACTTCCTGATCGGCATGGTCCGCGCGCGCGCCAACTTCCTGGTGGCCGGTGAGACGGGCGCCGGCAAGACCACGCTGCTGCGTAGCCTGACCGATGCCTTCGCCCCCGACGAGCGGGTCGGGGTGGTGGAGGACACCGCCGAGTTGGCGCTCGAGAACGCCAACCGCTTCAACCTCGAGACGCTGCATCCCACCGACCTGGCCAGTGGCGAGGCCGACGCGCGCCTACTCGACGTGGGTGACCTGGTGGCCAATGCCCTGCGCATGCGCCCCGACCGCCTGATCATCGGCGAGATCCGCCTGCCCAAGGAGGCCTTCTATACCCTGCAGGCGCTGCACACCGGCCACGACGGCTCGGCCACCACGATCCACGCCTCCAGCGCGGAGGATGCCCTGTTCCGCCTCGAGCTGCTGGCCCGGCAGTCGATGCGCGACCTGACCAGCGCCGACCTGCGCGCCTATATCGCCCGCGTGTTCGATCTGATCGTGGTGCTGCGCCGCCTGCGCAGCGGGCTCCGCATCGTGCACCAGGTCGGCGCCCTCGACGGGCTGAGCAGCGAGGCCCGCTACGCGCTGACCGACGTCTTCCGCGCCGAGCCCGATGGCGGTCAGCTGCGCTGGCGGCGCGACCCGGACTGGCGACCGCCGGAGCGCCTGGGGACGCGCCTGGAGCTGGAGGGCGAGCGGTGGACCTGA
- a CDS encoding pilus assembly protein TadG-related protein, translated as MTSGRRGSERGQVALYAVLLFPILMLVLALVLAVGTLEGARSRLRAQLDLAALTATQALDFEALARGEPPQLVMAEADRLAREYLARNLATIGNLPVSAAAIASAAEVAVVAAGERDPISGAVVEVPTVSIRAVVPTRVPLLNLIGLGPVVNLTISGSAAVRT; from the coding sequence GTGACGAGCGGGCGCCGTGGCAGTGAGCGCGGTCAGGTGGCCCTGTACGCCGTGCTGCTCTTCCCAATCCTGATGCTGGTGCTCGCGCTCGTGCTGGCGGTCGGCACCCTGGAGGGCGCGCGAAGCCGTCTCCGGGCCCAGCTCGACCTGGCGGCACTGACCGCCACGCAGGCCCTCGACTTCGAGGCGCTCGCGCGCGGTGAGCCGCCCCAGCTCGTCATGGCCGAGGCGGACCGCCTCGCTCGCGAGTACCTGGCTCGCAATCTGGCGACCATTGGCAACCTGCCGGTGTCCGCCGCCGCTATCGCCTCCGCTGCGGAGGTGGCTGTGGTCGCCGCTGGCGAGCGCGATCCGATCAGCGGCGCCGTGGTCGAGGTGCCCACGGTCTCGATCCGGGCCGTCGTGCCGACCCGCGTCCCGCTCCTCAACCTGATCGGGCTCGGTCCGGTCGTGAACCTGACGATTTCCGGCTCGGCGGCGGTGAGGACATGA
- a CDS encoding M23 family metallopeptidase, whose amino-acid sequence MRRRAGCGCLGCGVLLFVAFAILTGSVGVLAGDWGGLARPSLPEPAAAVADIPSDYLTLYQDAGRQFGLDWPLLAAVGRVASDHGRSTPDCTPNGAGALGPMQFLPVTFAQAANWAALSDADICAPADAIPAAAAYLRRWGAPDDWRRALSAYHPSAADVELVLAWAQRYGYAATLLWPLDGPITQRFGPTDFELEPALWYRGSWHAHFHAGLDLAAPAGTPIRAIAAGVVTFAGQIADGAVVVEIEHAPGVTSAYAHLQPDPPLAVGAWVLAGQVVGLVGLTGMTTGAHLHLAIAASGEPIDPLSVLPARSEALGRGR is encoded by the coding sequence GTGAGGCGCCGCGCGGGCTGTGGCTGCCTGGGCTGCGGCGTCCTGCTGTTCGTCGCCTTCGCCATCCTGACCGGCTCGGTCGGCGTGCTGGCCGGCGATTGGGGCGGCCTGGCCCGGCCGAGCCTGCCGGAACCGGCTGCGGCGGTGGCCGACATTCCCTCCGACTACCTGACGCTCTACCAGGACGCCGGACGGCAGTTCGGCCTCGACTGGCCGCTGCTGGCCGCCGTCGGCCGCGTCGCGAGCGACCATGGCCGCAGCACGCCCGACTGCACGCCGAACGGGGCCGGCGCGCTCGGGCCCATGCAGTTCCTGCCCGTCACCTTCGCCCAGGCCGCGAACTGGGCGGCCCTGTCCGACGCCGACATCTGCGCGCCGGCCGATGCCATCCCGGCGGCTGCCGCCTACCTGCGCCGCTGGGGCGCGCCCGACGACTGGCGCCGCGCGCTGTCCGCCTACCACCCCTCCGCCGCCGACGTCGAGCTGGTCCTGGCCTGGGCCCAGCGCTATGGGTACGCCGCGACGCTGCTCTGGCCGCTCGACGGTCCGATCACGCAGCGCTTCGGCCCAACCGACTTCGAGCTGGAGCCGGCGCTGTGGTACCGCGGCTCCTGGCACGCGCACTTCCATGCCGGGCTCGACCTCGCCGCGCCCGCAGGCACGCCGATCCGCGCCATCGCCGCCGGGGTGGTGACCTTCGCCGGCCAGATCGCCGACGGTGCCGTGGTGGTCGAGATCGAGCACGCCCCCGGCGTCACCTCCGCCTACGCCCACCTGCAGCCCGACCCGCCGCTGGCGGTCGGCGCTTGGGTGCTGGCCGGTCAGGTCGTCGGCTTGGTGGGCCTGACCGGCATGACCACCGGCGCCCACCTGCACCTGGCCATCGCCGCCAGCGGCGAGCCGATCGATCCGCTGTCCGTGCTTCCAGCCCGTAGCGAGGCGCTTGGCCGTGGCCGTTGA